One Corynebacterium matruchotii genomic window, AAAATCCGTATTATGATGCAGCTCCTATGCAGCGACTGCCTGGGCGGTATCCTTGGCAGCCTGGGCCATGAGGGTCTTATTCGGCCAGAATTGCTTCAGGGCAATAATCAGTACCGTGGAGACCGCAATGCCGGCGACCAGGGCAATGATCCAGCCAAGCAGCGGGCTGATGGCGAAGAACACGAAGATACCACCGTGCGGGGCGCGTGAGCCCACACCCAACACCATGGAGATAGCGCCGGTGACCGCACCACCAGCCATGGTTGCCGGAATCACCCGAAGCGGGTCGGAGGCGGCGAACGGGATGGCGCCCTCGGAGATGAACGACAGGCCTAACAACCAGGCGGACTTGCCGTTTTCCTGCTCGGCGGCGGTGAACAGGTTCTTGCGCAGCATGGTGGCGATCGACAAGGCGATCGGTGGGATCATGCCGGCACCCATGACGGCGGCCATGATCTTCAACGATGCTTCATCGCCGGTAGACAGGCCGGCGGTGGCAAACAGGTAGGCTGCCTTGTTCACCGGACCACCCAGGTCGAAGCACATCATCAGGCCGAGAATCACACCCAACAGCAAGGCGGAGCTGCCGGACATGGAGGTCAGCCAGTTTTGCAGACCACTGAGAATTGCGGCCAGTGGCCGACCCAAGAGCAGGAACATTACCAGACCAACGACCAGCGAGGTGCCCAGCGGGATAATGACCACCGGCATGAGGGATTGCAGCACCTTCGGCACTTTTTGGTTGCCCAACCACATGGCAACAGCACCAGACAGCAGACCGGTGACCAGGCCACCAATGAAACCAGCACCCAAGGTCACGGAGATAGCACCACCGACGAAACCTGGGGCGATACCCGGGCGACCAGCCATAGCGTAGGAAATATAACCAGACAGGGCGGCCACGACGAAGCCCATGGCGGCCTGGCCCGTGGCAAAGAGCACCGAACCCAGGTACAGCGCAAAGGCTGGGTATGCGAATGCTACTTCCTTACCATCGAAATCAACGGTGGTGGGCGGCAAATTGGTCAGGGAGTACTCGGTGACGAATTGCTTCCACGGATCGATACCATTGACTTGTTCGCCGATCTGATAGCCGCCAACGAGGAAACCCAGCGCAAGCAACAGACCACCGGCCGCGACGAACGGCACCATGTAGGACACGCCGGTCATCACGGCTTGTTGCATGCGCTTGCCGACGCTTAACCCACCTTCGGCAGCCTCGCTGCTGTCGGAGGATGATGAGCTGCCACCACCTGCCACCTTTGGGGCATTGGGGTTTTTCGTGGCCGCGACGGCCTCTTCCAACATCTTCACCGGTTCGTTAATGGCGCGCTTCACGCCGGATTCAATCACTGGCTTTCCAGCGAACCGTTGCCGATCCTTCACCCCAATGTCGGTGGCGAAGATCACGGCATCCGCCTTCTTCACAATGTCTTCCGGCAGCGGTGTGATAGAGGAAGAACCCTGGGTTTCCACATGCAGGGTCACGCCGGGCATTTCTTTTGCGGCGATGGCTAGGGCGTCGGCAGCCATGTAGGTGTGGGCAATGCCGGTGGGGCAGGCGGTGATGGCGACGAGCGTCAGGCCGTCGTCGTCCTTGGCGCTGGCGCCTTCAGGCTCGTCCGCCGGGGCTTTCTTCGGGGCGCCGGCCACCACATCGGTGACCAATTCCACGAGTTCTTCCTTGGTGGCTGCACCACGTAATGCCTCAATGAATTCCTTGCGCACCAGGTTACGGGCCAATTTGGATAAGATCTTGAGGTGGGCTTTGCCGGCACCATCGGGGGCGGCGATCATGAACACTAAGTTCGCAGCCCCGTCGGGACCACCAAAGTCTACGGGGTTTTTTAATCGGGCGAACGCTAAGGTCGGCTCCGTGACGGAGGCGGACCGGCAGTGGGGGATTGCGACCCCGCCTGGGACGCCGGTGGCGGCCTTCGACTCCCGGGCCAGCACATCTTTGGCAAGGCCTTCGGCGTCTGTGGCCCGACCGGCATCGGCAACAACCTTGGCGAGATTCGTAATCACCTCAGTTGTGTCGGAGCCGAAATCAACATCAAGTTCGACAAGATCTGTCGAAATTATTGACGAATCAGACATAGGGATTATTCCTTACAGTCAAGCCCCAACCCCAACCACAAACCAGGACCGGGGCTCGATTAATTGGATGAATGAACTAGAAGGGATAGGAAGTGAGTAGCTTTAGACCAATGCCCGGATGGTGATCCGGTCGGCATCAACCTGGTTTGGGGTGGGAATAGTAGTACCAGGCAGGGTCACTGCGGTAGAACCATAAGCAACACCCAACGCCAAAGCTCGTTCGGGACTCAGCCCATCGGAAATGCCCATGACGAAACCAGCCAAGGTGCAGTCACCGGCGCCAACAGTCGACAGTGGTGTCACCGGTGGCGAGGTAGCCAACCACACCCCGTTGTCAGTCACCAGCACGGCGCCGGCGGCCCCTAAGGTGATGAGCGCCATGGGGAGGCCGCGTTTGACCAGCTTGGTGGCGGCAATAATGACCGGCTCATAGTTACCGGCCAGGGCTTCCGCCTCTAGCGAGGTGCCCGAAACCCCCACGATCTGCCCCAGCTCTAGGCTGTTGGGGGTCATGATGTCGGCATGATGCTTCTCCAGGTCATGGGCAACCGCTAATAGGGGTGCATCCGAGGTGTCGATGGCGATCTTGACGTTGGGGGCTTGGGCCCGCAAGAGGTCCACCAGGTGGGAGTACCAATTCTCGGGCACCCCGGGCGGTAGGGAGCCAGCCATGACTACCCAATCAGCCTGTTGAGCATGCTCCACCAGGGTTTTTTCCATAGCGGTGATGTCGGATTCGGTGAGCACCGCGCCCACACCATTGACCTTGGTGGTCTCTCCGGCCGGGTCGGCAAGCGTGGTGTTGACCCGCACCGGATCGCTGACTGGGGTGCACTGGTAGGGAACCTTGGTGTTATCCAACAGGCTCAAGAACGGGTCCCCGGCTGCGGCTGGGAACACAGCAAGAGTGCTGTGTTGTGCCTTGTAGATGGCGTGGGAAACATTGATGCCCTTACCACCGGCAACGGAAGTAGCCGATGATAGCCGGTTGACTCCGCCGGGGATGAGGGTGCCGGTCAATTGGAAAGTGGCGTCAATGCTGGGATTGGGGGTTAGTGTGAGTATCACGGAATCACCATACTTGTGTCGTAGGGGTGGAGTTTGGACGTAAAATCGGGCGGCACATTGCGGTCAGAAACCACGACGTCAATGTCGGAAAGCTTGGCGAATTGGACATTCGATTCCCGACCCAGCTTGGTGGAGTCGCAGAGCACTACCACGTGATTTGATTGGGAAATCATGGTTTCTTTCACGGCCGCCTCCCGCGGGTCGGAGGTAGTGAGCCCGTGGGTAAGACTGAGAGCGGTGGTCCCCATGAAAGCGATATCTGCACGGAGACTGCGTAGGGTTTCCACAGCATTTGGCCCGACGACGGCTTGGGTGCGGGCCTTAATGGTGCCGCCCAGAATAGTGACTTGAGGAACACCGACGGCGGCAACGGTGTGGGCAACATTGGGAGAGTTGGTAACAATGCTCCAGTTTTGTCCCCGATAATTATGCGCCAGGGTACTGGCGAAGGCCTCGGTGGTGGAGCCGGCATCAATGAAAATGGCCGCGGTGGGGCTGGGGATGAGTTCGATTGCTTTTTGGGCGATGAGGTTTTTCCGCCGCTGGGATTGTTGAATGGGCAGCTCATCATCATCGTCGGTGGCAACAAGGTCTGATTGCGGGGTGAGAGCGCCGGCGACGGCGCCGCCATGTACTCGACGGAGCAGGCCCTTGGCCTCTAAAGACTTCAGATCACGTCGAATAGTTTCGGCAGTGACACAGAAGCGCTCGGCAAGATCCGCGACGGAGCAGCGGCCGGTGTCATTGGTGATTGCGACAATTGTCGATTGGCGCCCGTTGATCTGCGCGACTGTTGCCACGTGTTGGCTACCTCCTGACGTTGTAGCGATGTTGATATGCCGCTGAAGTGCGGAATGGTGAAAACTCACATTGAAGTGGGTTTATGGGGTTAGTGGTAGGGGTGAAAATTTTAGTAAAAACCTAGGAACCACTCTGCAAATCATAGTTACCAATATGGGGATTGAAATGATTTCTATAAGCACTCCTATTATTAATGTAGAGCGTGCAACCTATGGTGTGGGTTTAAATGTGGGAAACAACATACTAAAAATTTTTGCGGGGACGTTTTCCCCGAATTTCCGGTTGTAGTTCAGCTACCGACCCATAATCACCCGAAAATGTGGGAATCCATGCTTAGTTTATGCCCGGTTATTTTTGATTGTCAATCATATTCAGAAAAACTCTCGAAATATTGGCGTGAAATGCGATAAATCACAACAAAATTTGTGACTTTGATTTTGTTTCTATTGCGGAAGTGTGGATTTTATGGTGTCCTAGTTCTAACAGGAACTCCAATGTGAAGATAGGTGGCATACGTTGAAGAACGTGAGCGTTGACACTGTATTAAAAGGTACTGCTGTGGTCCCCGGGGTGCGTTATGCGCCGGCAGTATGGATCAGCCCTCGCCCGAAACTACCCAAGGCTGGTCAAGTTGTGGCGGAAAACCAGCGGGAAGCTGAGCTCAGCAGGTTTAATGATGCGGCAGACGTTGTGGCCGAGCGGCTTCTTCAGCGTTCAGCACACGCCAAGGGCGCAGCAGCCGAGGTGCTCAAGGCAACCGCCGGTATGGTCAATGACCGTGGTTGGCGTAAGGCGGTGCGGAAGGGTATTACCGGTGGTCACCCGGCAGAGTATGCTGTTGTTGCAGCCACCACTAAATTCGTGACAATGTTCGAAGCCGCCGGCGGCGTGATGGCAGAACGCACTACAGACCTTCGGGATATCCGCGACCGGGTCATTGCGCAGCTGCGTGGCGAGCCGGAGCCAGGTTTGCCGGACGTGACCGAGCGAGTAGTGCTCTTCGCCGACGACCTGTCCCCGGCCGATACCGCCGCCCTCAACGTGGATTTGTTCGTGGGCTTGGTCACGGAACTGGGTGGTCCGACGTCGCACACCGCCATCATTGCCCGCCAATTGAATGTTCCCTGTATCGTGGCAGCCGGTTCTCAGATTCATAGCGTTGTCGCAGGCACCCCGGTGCTTGTCGACGGCTCCCTGGGGACGATCTCTCTTGGCGCAGATCCGGAAACCGCAGTTCAGGCCGAGCAAGAGTCCAAGATGCAGGCCGAGCGGGTCGCCCAGTGGCGAGGTCCAGCCAAGACCAAGGATGGGCACCATGTGCAATTGCTGGCCAATGTGCAAGACGGCAAGGCCGCCCGCATTGCTGCCACGGAATCCCAGGCAGAAGGCATTGGGTTGTTCCGCACCGAGCTGTGCTTCTTGAACGCCACCACCGAACCGTCAGTCAAGGAGCAGGCCGAGGTCTATAAGAAGGTGCTGGAGCAGTTCCCGAACTCCAAGGTTGTGGTTCGCTCCCTGGATGCTGGTTCGGATAAGCCGGTGGCCTTTGCCTCCATGGCCGACGAAATGAACCCGGCCTTGGGTGTGCGCGGTCTGCGTGTGGCCCGCGCCAACGAGGCGCTTCTGACCCGCCAGCTCGATGCCATTGCTAAGGCCGCTTCCGAGTTGGGCCGTACCGAAGAGACCGCCCCAACCTGGGTCATGGCCCCCATGGTGGCTACCGCCCGGGAGGCCCAGTGGTTTGCCGGCTTGTGCGGGGATCGGGGCTTGACTGCCGGCGCCATGATTGAGGTGCCGGCTGCCTCCCTGATGGCCGATAAGATTATGCCGCACCTGCGGTTTGTGTCGATCGGTACCAATGACCTGACCCAGTACACCATGGCTGCGGACCGCATGTCCCCGCAGCTGGCCTACCTGACCGACCCGTGGCAGCCGGCAGTGCTGCGACTCATCGATCACACTTGTAAGGAAGGCAAGAAGTTCAATACCGCCGTGGGCGTGTGCGGTGAGGCAGCCGCCGACCCGCTGCTGGCCTGCGTCTTGACTGGTTTAGGCGTGAACTCCCTGTCTGCCGCTTCCACCGCCATTGCTGGTGTGGGTGCTCAGCTTGCCGCTGTCGACCTGGAGACCTGTCAGAAGGCCGCCGAAGTGGCCCTGAATGCTGAAGGGGCAACGAACGCTCGCGCCCTGGTTCGGGAACTGCTGTTGGGCGATAAGGCCTAAATAATTGCCGAAAAGCCACCCTGATTGCGATGCGGCAGGGTGGCTTTGCGCTGGCTGCTAGTCGCCCGCGACCTAGCCTGCGCTAGCTGGCGATGATGACTTCTACATTGCGGTCGCGGAGCGCCTTGACGAACGACTCGGGCGCATTAGCGTCCGTGATAATCACGTCAATATCGTCGACGGAACCAAAGCTCACCAGGTAATCGGTGCCCATTTTGGTGGAGTCGCATAAAACCACGACCTTGCGGGCATTGGTGATCATCGCGGATTTAATGGCGGCTTCCTGCGAGTCGGCCGTCGATAAGCCATGGTCAACCGTGAGCGCATTGGTGCCGATGAATGCCACCTCGGCGCGCATGAGTGCCAGGGTGCGGAGCGCCGCGTTTCCCACGACTGCTTGGGTAATGCCGCGCACGGACCCGCCAAGAAGCTGTATTTCATCCAACCCTGAATTAGCTAAGGTAAGGGCAATGGATAGGCTATTGGTCACGATCGACCACTGTTTTGCGGCGGGCTGCATCGTGATGAGCTCGGCGAAGGCCGCGGTGGTTGTGCCGGCGTCGAGAAATATGCCGCCGCCTGGGGCTTCGGGGAGGAATTGCAGGGCGGCATGTGCAATGGAGCTTTTTGCTCCCGATGCGGAGCGAAGACGTGCATCCACACTGTATTCCGTAGTTTGGAATGTTTGATTCGCCACCGCACCACCATGTACCCGGTGCACCACGCCTTCACGGTCGAGGACCGCTAAGTCACGCCGGATGGTTTCTGCGGTGACATCGAATCGCGCAGCTAATTCTGTGACATTAACCCGTCCCTCCACGGCTGTGAGGGAGGCGATTTGACGACGGCGCTCCTCCGAATACATGACTCCTCGGCTTTCTATCTGCAGTGAGTGGAACAAAGACGCTATACCTGTCGAGTGTCCGTTTTAGTTAGGTGTAGCAATGGACGTATGCAGTCTATTCTTGCATGCTGAACCCCAACAAATCACAGATTTCAAAAAGCAAATTGTGGATATTTAGCCATTATTGGGGGCGTTTTTGACCAAACTCTCAATTTTCAGCTGCAAAAACCAACATTTTTGCGACATTACCAGCTTGCGCTGTGATTTCCACAACACCCCTTAAATGGGGGTGATTTTTTCAGGTTTGGCGATATAAATGTACAGGATTTGTTGTCATTCTCCACGCATACCGGGTGAATCTCACTTGAGTACTGGGTAGTACCAGATGGCGGTGAATGGCCCCTATGGCTATCTGCGTATCTGACGGAAATGCCGTGACGAAATTAGGCCCCTTATCGCCTCAACCAGGTGATAAGGGGCCATTATTATTAGGGGCAGGAGGTATGCGGTTATGTCTACGTTATATTCGGCGAGTCAGAGCTTCCGCATTACGGAAACCACCTTGCCGATAATCTCTGTTTCGGGGGAAACCGCGATCGGATCGAAACTATCATTATGTGGTAATAACCACATGCCGCTTTGGTCTTGATGGAATTCCTTCACAGTTGCCTCACCGTCAATCATGGCCGCCACAAAATCGCCTTTGTCAACAACCTTTTGTGATCGCAGCACCACCCAGTCACCGTCGAAAATACCAGCGTCCCGCATGGATTCGCCCACAACCTGTAGCATGAATAGCTCTCCATCACCCACAATTTCTTGGGGGAGTGGGTAATACAGAGAAATATTTTGTTCCGCCAAAATGGGATTACCTGCGGCAATTGACCCCACCAACGGCACATAACTAGTGTTAGCGGCTTCTACAGTTGACTGGCCGGTGACGGTGGCCGTAGGTGCCTTCCGACCTTTGCCTGCTGTAGCGGTCTTTTTTAACTCTTCGCCAGGGATCGCGCGGACGTCGACCGCCCGTGGCTTATTGGGGTCGCGGCGTAAAAATCCCTTACGCTCTAGCTCTTTTAATTGATAGGCTACTGATGAGGTAGATTGCAATCCTGCGGCGTCACCAATTTCCCGAATACTAGGCGGATAGCCCCGGAGGACTACTGCATCACGAATAACTTGCAGGATGCGACGTTGCCGGTCGCTGAGTTGTTCGGCTTCAGGTTTTGAATTCGAAACAACGCTGACCTTTTTAGGTTTACGCGCCATGTAGAGTGCTCCTTATATCAGGGGTAGAAAATTCGGTGTTCCCCTCGAAACCATGTTGCAATTTGATAAACATTTTTAGAATGTTGAGACCATTCCGTGGTGGCCGAAGCCTGTTCGAAGGTATAACAGTTTGTCCTTTACAGCATAGCGGAAAGTGTTCTAATAAAACATGCCTGTTCGAAACTTTTTGATAACATCTTAGGGTGTTTTCTTGGTTCTATATTATTCAAAAATGGCAAAAAAATTCGAACAGATTAACGACCTCGTAACATTAGGTGTTGGCAACCGCATTGGCAATAGCTCCCCAAAAAATTCATTTAGTTAGTATGAATTATCGGTTCTTCTTCGTTACGCCGAGCCCTGCGTCGTCAAGCGTGCTGTAAGCGTGACGTTATCTTGTTTAAATCAAACCGATATCAACACGGATCATGCCTGGGATAAATCGGAAGAGAACAGTGGTTTTGTCCGTTATTATCAGTGATGATTCGGTCAAAACGCCGTCTGATAACCTGCCCAAATAAGCCCTACGGAGAGCGATATGCACTGTCCCTTCTGCCAAAATAAACAATCTAAAGTCATCGACTCTCGTGTTATCGACGGTGGTACCGCCATTCGGCGG contains:
- a CDS encoding 1-phosphofructokinase family hexose kinase; translation: MILTLTPNPSIDATFQLTGTLIPGGVNRLSSATSVAGGKGINVSHAIYKAQHSTLAVFPAAAGDPFLSLLDNTKVPYQCTPVSDPVRVNTTLADPAGETTKVNGVGAVLTESDITAMEKTLVEHAQQADWVVMAGSLPPGVPENWYSHLVDLLRAQAPNVKIAIDTSDAPLLAVAHDLEKHHADIMTPNSLELGQIVGVSGTSLEAEALAGNYEPVIIAATKLVKRGLPMALITLGAAGAVLVTDNGVWLATSPPVTPLSTVGAGDCTLAGFVMGISDGLSPERALALGVAYGSTAVTLPGTTIPTPNQVDADRITIRALV
- a CDS encoding DeoR/GlpR family DNA-binding transcription regulator produces the protein MYSEERRRQIASLTAVEGRVNVTELAARFDVTAETIRRDLAVLDREGVVHRVHGGAVANQTFQTTEYSVDARLRSASGAKSSIAHAALQFLPEAPGGGIFLDAGTTTAAFAELITMQPAAKQWSIVTNSLSIALTLANSGLDEIQLLGGSVRGITQAVVGNAALRTLALMRAEVAFIGTNALTVDHGLSTADSQEAAIKSAMITNARKVVVLCDSTKMGTDYLVSFGSVDDIDVIITDANAPESFVKALRDRNVEVIIAS
- the ptsP gene encoding phosphoenolpyruvate--protein phosphotransferase; amino-acid sequence: MKNVSVDTVLKGTAVVPGVRYAPAVWISPRPKLPKAGQVVAENQREAELSRFNDAADVVAERLLQRSAHAKGAAAEVLKATAGMVNDRGWRKAVRKGITGGHPAEYAVVAATTKFVTMFEAAGGVMAERTTDLRDIRDRVIAQLRGEPEPGLPDVTERVVLFADDLSPADTAALNVDLFVGLVTELGGPTSHTAIIARQLNVPCIVAAGSQIHSVVAGTPVLVDGSLGTISLGADPETAVQAEQESKMQAERVAQWRGPAKTKDGHHVQLLANVQDGKAARIAATESQAEGIGLFRTELCFLNATTEPSVKEQAEVYKKVLEQFPNSKVVVRSLDAGSDKPVAFASMADEMNPALGVRGLRVARANEALLTRQLDAIAKAASELGRTEETAPTWVMAPMVATAREAQWFAGLCGDRGLTAGAMIEVPAASLMADKIMPHLRFVSIGTNDLTQYTMAADRMSPQLAYLTDPWQPAVLRLIDHTCKEGKKFNTAVGVCGEAAADPLLACVLTGLGVNSLSAASTAIAGVGAQLAAVDLETCQKAAEVALNAEGATNARALVRELLLGDKA
- the lexA gene encoding transcriptional repressor LexA → MARKPKKVSVVSNSKPEAEQLSDRQRRILQVIRDAVVLRGYPPSIREIGDAAGLQSTSSVAYQLKELERKGFLRRDPNKPRAVDVRAIPGEELKKTATAGKGRKAPTATVTGQSTVEAANTSYVPLVGSIAAGNPILAEQNISLYYPLPQEIVGDGELFMLQVVGESMRDAGIFDGDWVVLRSQKVVDKGDFVAAMIDGEATVKEFHQDQSGMWLLPHNDSFDPIAVSPETEIIGKVVSVMRKL
- a CDS encoding PTS fructose transporter subunit IIABC, producing the protein MSDSSIISTDLVELDVDFGSDTTEVITNLAKVVADAGRATDAEGLAKDVLARESKAATGVPGGVAIPHCRSASVTEPTLAFARLKNPVDFGGPDGAANLVFMIAAPDGAGKAHLKILSKLARNLVRKEFIEALRGAATKEELVELVTDVVAGAPKKAPADEPEGASAKDDDGLTLVAITACPTGIAHTYMAADALAIAAKEMPGVTLHVETQGSSSITPLPEDIVKKADAVIFATDIGVKDRQRFAGKPVIESGVKRAINEPVKMLEEAVAATKNPNAPKVAGGGSSSSSDSSEAAEGGLSVGKRMQQAVMTGVSYMVPFVAAGGLLLALGFLVGGYQIGEQVNGIDPWKQFVTEYSLTNLPPTTVDFDGKEVAFAYPAFALYLGSVLFATGQAAMGFVVAALSGYISYAMAGRPGIAPGFVGGAISVTLGAGFIGGLVTGLLSGAVAMWLGNQKVPKVLQSLMPVVIIPLGTSLVVGLVMFLLLGRPLAAILSGLQNWLTSMSGSSALLLGVILGLMMCFDLGGPVNKAAYLFATAGLSTGDEASLKIMAAVMGAGMIPPIALSIATMLRKNLFTAAEQENGKSAWLLGLSFISEGAIPFAASDPLRVIPATMAGGAVTGAISMVLGVGSRAPHGGIFVFFAISPLLGWIIALVAGIAVSTVLIIALKQFWPNKTLMAQAAKDTAQAVAA
- a CDS encoding DeoR/GlpR family DNA-binding transcription regulator; the protein is MATVAQINGRQSTIVAITNDTGRCSVADLAERFCVTAETIRRDLKSLEAKGLLRRVHGGAVAGALTPQSDLVATDDDDELPIQQSQRRKNLIAQKAIELIPSPTAAIFIDAGSTTEAFASTLAHNYRGQNWSIVTNSPNVAHTVAAVGVPQVTILGGTIKARTQAVVGPNAVETLRSLRADIAFMGTTALSLTHGLTTSDPREAAVKETMISQSNHVVVLCDSTKLGRESNVQFAKLSDIDVVVSDRNVPPDFTSKLHPYDTSMVIP